A genomic stretch from Scomber scombrus chromosome 8, fScoSco1.1, whole genome shotgun sequence includes:
- the fstl3 gene encoding follistatin-related protein 3 isoform X1 encodes MSFLNPFFGLILTLFQFGRNPASAGMCWLQQSQDQRCNMVLMRGVTREECCAGGRLDTAWSNTSLPMNEVSLLGFLGIVSCKPCKETCEGVKCSPGKVCKMKTGRPQCVCSPDCSHISRRHPVCGSDGKTYKDECVMLMTRCMGHPDLEVMYQGECKKSCSNVVCPGTHTCVTDQTNSAHCVMCRTTPCPIPMLSEQPICGNDNMTYLSACHLRRATCFLGHSIGVRYYGHCNNPPKKSHDFQGSEENAV; translated from the exons ATGAGCTTTTTGAATCCTTTTTTTGGCCTGATTCTCACTTTGTTTCAGTTTGGGAGGAATCCTGCTAGTG CTGGGATGTGCTGGCTACAGCAGAGTCAAGACCAAAGGTGCAACATGGTGCTGATGAGAGGGGTGACCAGAGAGGAGTGCTGTGCTGGGGGACGCCTGGACACAGCGTGGTCCAACACTAGTCTGCCCATGAATGAGGTCAGCCTGCTGGGTTTCCTGGGAATCGTCTCCTGTAAACCCTGCAaag AGACTTGTGAGGGAGTCAAATGCAGTCCCGGGAAGGTTTGCAAGATGAAGACTGGAaggcctcagtgtgtgtgctctcCAGACTGCTCTCATATTTCCCGAAGGCATCCTGTGTGCGGCAGCGATGGAAAAACATACAAGGATGAGTGTGTTATGCTGATGACCCGCTGTATGGGACACCCTGACCTGGAGGTCATGTACCAGGGAGAGTGCAAAA AGTCATGCTCCAACGTGGTGTGTCCAGGAACTCACACCTGTGTGACTGACCAGACCAACAGTGCTCACTGCGTCATGTGCCGCACTACACCTTGTCCAATACCCATGCTGTCTGAGCAGCCCATCTGTGGCAATGACAACATGACTTATCTTAGTGCCTGCCACCTCCGCCGGGCCACCTGCTTCCTCGGCCACTCCATAGGAGTTCGATACTATGGACACTGCAACA ATCCCCCAAAGAAATCTCATGATTTCCAAGGCAGCGAGGAAAACGCAGTCTAG
- the fstl3 gene encoding follistatin-related protein 3 isoform X2 gives MSFLNPFFGLILTLFQFGRNPASAGMCWLQQSQDQRCNMVLMRGVTREECCAGGRLDTAWSNTSLPMNEVSLLGFLGIVSCKPCKETCEGVKCSPGKVCKMKTGRPQCVCSPDCSHISRRHPVCGSDGKTYKDECVMLMTRCMGHPDLEVMYQGECKKSCSNVVCPGTHTCVTDQTNSAHCVMCRTTPCPIPMLSEQPICGNDNMTYLSACHLRRATCFLGHSIGVRYYGHCNNPPKKSHDFQGSEENAV, from the exons ATGAGCTTTTTGAATCCTTTTTTTGGCCTGATTCTCACTTTGTTTCAGTTTGGGAGGAATCCTGCTAGTG CTGGGATGTGCTGGCTACAGCAGAGTCAAGACCAAAGGTGCAACATGGTGCTGATGAGAGGGGTGACCAGAGAGGAGTGCTGTGCTGGGGGACGCCTGGACACAGCGTGGTCCAACACTAGTCTGCCCATGAATGAGGTCAGCCTGCTGGGTTTCCTGGGAATCGTCTCCTGTAAACCCTGCAaag AGACTTGTGAGGGAGTCAAATGCAGTCCCGGGAAGGTTTGCAAGATGAAGACTGGAaggcctcagtgtgtgtgctctcCAGACTGCTCTCATATTTCCCGAAGGCATCCTGTGTGCGGCAGCGATGGAAAAACATACAAGGATGAGTGTGTTATGCTGATGACCCGCTGTATGGGACACCCTGACCTGGAGGTCATGTACCAGGGAGAGTGCAAAA AGTCATGCTCCAACGTGGTGTGTCCAGGAACTCACACCTGTGTGACTGACCAGACCAACAGTGCTCACTGCGTCATGTGCCGCACTACACCTTGTCCAATACCCATGCTGTCTGAGCAGCCCATCTGTGGCAATGACAACATGACTTATCTTAGTGCCTGCCACCTCCGCCGGGCCACCTGCTTCCTCGGCCACTCCATAGGAGTTCGATACTATGGACACTGCAACA ATCCCCCAAAGAAATCTCATGATTTCCAAGGCAGCGAGGAAA ACGCAGTCTAG